The Candidatus Denitrolinea symbiosum DNA window CTGATCGAAGGAGACGATGACCTCGCAGCCGGGATCGGGGAAGAGTCCGCTCGGGTCGTAGAGAACCGGCCGAAGTCCCGCGCGGCGCGCCCCGACCGCGTCGGCGTAGTAGTTGTCGCCCACGTAGATCGTCTGCGCGGCGGATGTCCCGGCCCGGCGCAGGGCTTCCTCGAAGATGGCGAGGTCGGGTTTGAAGGCGTTCACCTCCCCGCCCGCCAGCGTGAAGTTAAAGTAGCCGTCCAGCCCCAGCCCTTTGAGTTCTTCGTCGAACGGGCGGGAGCGGTTGGAGACCATGCCGAGGTTGTAGCCCGCCGCCTTCAGCGCGGACAGAAGCGGGAAGACTTCCTCGGGGACGAAGGAGGTCGGCTTGTAGTTTTCGGCCATGTACGCGGAGAATTGCGGGGCGAGTTCCGCGGCCTGCTCGGGACGGCATCCCAAAGCGACCAGCCTGCGCCGCGCAAAGTTGGTCCAGAAACTGTCGTTCTCGAATTTCTGGCTGTCGGCCTGGATGTCGGGGGAGTTGGCGAAGTAGTAATGCTCCCAGCGCGCGGCGCGGGCGATGTCTTCCTCGTGGAGCGGCAGGCCGAGCGCCCGCGCGTATTCCACGAAGACCCGGCTGCCGGAGGGGTCGTTGTGACGAAGCGTGCCGTCGAGGTCGAAGAGGATGGATTTGATCATAAATTTTGAATTTTGAATTTACCCGCCGATCTCGTTCATCGCGCGGTTGAGGGGGATGAGGCCCTCGGCGAGGGCGTGTCCCCAGGGCTTGTGCCACACGCCGTCGAGGATGATGGCGCGCAGTTCGTCGAGCGTGGCGCCGGCGCGCAGGGGCGTGAGCAGGTCCACTTCCTTTTCGCGCAGCAGGCAGAGACGCAGGCGGCCGTCCGCGGTGAGGCGGGCGCGGTTGCAGGTGGAGCAGAAAGGCACGGTGACGGAGGAGATGAGTCCCACTTCGCCTTTGGCGTTGGGGAGTTTGAAGAGGCGCGTCTCGCCGTCCAGTTTGCCGCCGTTCGCCACTTGCAGGTCGCCGAGGGAATCTTCGATGCGCTCCCGAATCTCCTGCGCGGTGACGGTTTGTTGGGTCTGGAGTTCCGTCACTCCGGCGAAGGGCATCATCTCGATGAAGCGCACCTGCCAGGGATGCTCCAGCGTGAGGCGGGCGAGGTTCGCCGCGTCGTCTTCGTTGTAGCCGCGGACGATGACCGCGTTGATCTTGATGGGAGTCAAGCCGGCGGCTTCAGCGGCGTGGATTCCCTGCCAGACGTCGTCGAATTTGCCCCAGCGCGTCAGCCGCTTGAATTTTTCGGGGTTGAGCGTGTCGAGCGAGACGTTGACCCGTTCGAGGCCCGCGTCGGCGAGGGGTTGGGCCAGCTTTGGGAGGAGTACCCCGTTCGTCGTCATGGAAACGGAGCGGATGCCCTCGACGCTGGCGATGCCGCGCACGATGTCCACGATGTGGGCGCGGACGGTCGGCTCGCCGCCCGTCAGTCGGATTTTGTCGAATCCCAGCGAGGCGAACAGCCGCGTGAGCAGGAGGATTTCGTCGTCCTGCATCAATTCCGCGTTGGGACGGAAGACCTGGTCTTCGGGCATACAGTAAACGCAGCGCAGGTTGCAGTGGTCGGTGAGGCTGATTCGCAAATAGTGGATGTTGCGTCCAAAACGGTCAATAGCCATAGGCGTTCATTATATCCAGAACGGCAAAGAGGGCAATTCAAAAATTCGCCGCGCGGCAGGTCAGTTTCTACTTCAGCCATTTTTCTATGGAGCGACGCGTGTACGCGTCCAGTTCCAGCGTCAGGGCCTTCTGCGGTTCCGCCCAGATAAATCCCTCGGCTTCGTCGTTGAGTTGCGGCTTGCTCCCGTCGGTCTTGCAGGCGAAGTCGAAAAAGATGAAGTGACGTTTTTTCCAGAAAGCGGGATCGTAGATGAATTGCTGGAACATGATGAACTCGATGTCGTATACGTCCAGCCCGGTCTCCTCCTTCACCTCACGGACGAGGGCCTCCTCCAGCCGCTCGCCCAATTCCACGTGCCCGCCGGGGACGACGTACAAGCCGGGAAATTTGTGACTTTGCAGCAGCAGGAGTTCGCCTTTGCTGTTGAAAATGAACGCGCCGACAGTCGGTTCGGGGAAGGTCTGTTCGGGCATGTTATTCGAAGTCTCCAATCCATTTGATCCAGTCAATATTCAGGGCGCGCGTAGAATCCACGAGTCGTTTGTCCGCCGTCCAAAGCTCCGCGTTCAAATGTTCGGCGAGGGCGAGATAAGAGGCATCGTATGCCCTGACCTGTCCGATTCTCTGCGCCCAGTCAAGCGTATTGTGCAGAAGGTCAAAATTCATTGCGTACGAGGCAACTTCAATATTCTTGAGGTCGTCAATCGCCTGATGAGCCTGCTCGGTGGAAATTTCTTTGCGATAAACGTATTGCCGAACGACAGAAGTTACTTCCGCCCACCACCACTCGGGGACATAAATTTTGTCTTTGTTTTCGTGCCAGCGCTCCAAAAGCGCCGGCACAGCTTCCAAGCCGCGAATTGCCAGTACCGCTCCCGCTCCCAGGCCAGCGTCAATTACCACGATGGCGGGCGAGGTCTTCGATGGCGCTGAGTAACTCATTCTCCCTTTCCTCTCGCATTTGATGAATCAATTCCACAACGTCAATTTCAATGGGTTTTCCGCCGCGCTTTCGCAGCATTTCCTCACGGTGTTGCCGGATGATCTCCAAGCCTCTGCGCCGACGTTCCCATTGATCTTCCTGAGTCTTCGCGACGACGTATTCCGCCACCGCCTCGCGCACCACGTCGGAGACGCTTCGCCCTTCGCTGGCGGCGATTTCGGTCAATTTTTTGTGCTGCTCAGGCTCCAGAAGGATTTGAGCGCGGTATTTTTGTCCAGTTATAGCCATAGGGACCTCCAAAAGGGAGTATACACCTACGCCTACACCTGTGTCAATCAGCCGAACAGCGCGATCAACGAAATCCCCGCGAAGATGACGCCCGCGCCGAGCAGGCGGTACCCGCCCATCTTCTCGCCGAGGAACCTCCAGCCGAAGAACGCGCCGATCACCACGCTGACCTCGCGCATGGCTTCCGAGTAATTGAGCGGCGCGAACGAGTAGGCGAAGAGGGCGGTTGTGTAGGCGGTCACCCCCAGCGCGCCGCCGAGGATCAGCGCCCAGCGTTGTCCGCGCCAGGCTCGGGCGAAGGAATCCCATCCGAAGCGGCGACCCACCACGGGCGTCGTCAGAAGCGGGACGCCCGCAAACATCGTAAGCGCGTAGGGCAGGGACGCCGTCGGATGCGCTTTGACCGCCGTCCCGTCCACGATGGTGTAGACGGAGATGAGAAAGGCCACGCCGAGCGCGAGGAAAATCCCTTTGAGGCCCGGCTTGTTTTCGCGGTTGTCGAGCAGGGCGGTCGAGCCGATGACGATCATGCCGACGATGATGAGCAGGATGCCGAACAGCCCGCCCGTCGTCGGGATTTCGCGCAGGAACAGCGCCGCCCAGATCGTCACCAGGGCGGGCGCGGCGCCGCGCGCGATGGGATAGATCAGCGAAAAGTCGTGGTCGGTGTAAGCGGCCATGAGGAGTAGGAAGTACAGCGTTTCGAGGACGATGCTGGCGGCGGCGAAGGGCCACATGGCGCGGGGCGGCAGGCCGGTAAAAAAGAGGGCGACGACAGCCGCCGCGCCTCCGAGCAAGACCTGCCAGTTCATGGCGATGTATTTGACCTCGGACTGTTTGAGGATGAGGTTCCACAGCGCGTGCATGAGCGCGGAGACGAGCAGGAGGACGACGGCGAGAGGAGGCGTGGTT harbors:
- a CDS encoding Nudix hydrolase superfamily, producing the protein MPEQTFPEPTVGAFIFNSKGELLLLQSHKFPGLYVVPGGHVELGERLEEALVREVKEETGLDVYDIEFIMFQQFIYDPAFWKKRHFIFFDFACKTDGSKPQLNDEAEGFIWAEPQKALTLELDAYTRRSIEKWLK
- a CDS encoding GTP 3',8-cyclase MoaA translates to MAIDRFGRNIHYLRISLTDHCNLRCVYCMPEDQVFRPNAELMQDDEILLLTRLFASLGFDKIRLTGGEPTVRAHIVDIVRGIASVEGIRSVSMTTNGVLLPKLAQPLADAGLERVNVSLDTLNPEKFKRLTRWGKFDDVWQGIHAAEAAGLTPIKINAVIVRGYNEDDAANLARLTLEHPWQVRFIEMMPFAGVTELQTQQTVTAQEIRERIEDSLGDLQVANGGKLDGETRLFKLPNAKGEVGLISSVTVPFCSTCNRARLTADGRLRLCLLREKEVDLLTPLRAGATLDELRAIILDGVWHKPWGHALAEGLIPLNRAMNEIGG